From a region of the Methanolobus tindarius DSM 2278 genome:
- a CDS encoding MazG nucleotide pyrophosphohydrolase domain-containing protein, producing the protein MEISEFQKRMYDLYAHNDRRRGAAATTLWLVEEIGELAEAIRREDMENIREELADCFAWIGALANLYDIDLEAAFMEKYPDHCPTCKQNPCICTD; encoded by the coding sequence ATGGAAATCTCCGAGTTTCAGAAACGCATGTACGACCTCTATGCACACAACGACAGGAGAAGAGGTGCAGCTGCAACAACACTCTGGCTTGTGGAAGAGATAGGCGAACTTGCAGAAGCTATCCGCAGAGAAGACATGGAGAATATCAGGGAGGAGCTTGCAGATTGTTTTGCATGGATAGGAGCTCTGGCAAACCTTTATGATATCGACCTTGAAGCTGCATTTATGGAAAAATATCCTGATCATTGTCCTACATGCAAACAAAATCCGTGCATCTGTACGGATTAA
- the hisF gene encoding imidazole glycerol phosphate synthase subunit HisF, which translates to MLTKRIIPCLDVTLDEEGGTVVKGIEFVDLRKAGDPVELAKRYNEQGADELVFLDITASHEGRGTMVKVIERTADEVFIPLTVGGGINSIEDIRQILRAGADKVSINTAAVKNPELIKESSEIFGAQCIVTAIDCKRNLDVENNPDKTIIELEDGTPAWYEVVIYGGRQPTGIDAVQWAKKVEELGSGEILLTSMDRDGTYDGFDIPITKKLSEELEIPIIASGGVGNPEHMYEGFTKGKADAALAASIFHFGKYTVNDVKEHLKEKNIPVRL; encoded by the coding sequence ATGCTTACAAAAAGGATCATACCATGTCTTGATGTTACGCTTGATGAGGAAGGCGGAACAGTTGTTAAAGGAATAGAATTCGTAGACCTGAGAAAAGCAGGAGATCCTGTTGAACTCGCCAAGAGATACAACGAACAAGGAGCTGATGAACTTGTATTCCTTGATATTACCGCATCCCATGAGGGAAGAGGAACAATGGTTAAAGTCATCGAAAGGACCGCTGATGAGGTTTTCATTCCACTTACAGTAGGTGGCGGAATAAACTCCATCGAGGACATACGCCAGATTCTCAGGGCAGGTGCTGACAAAGTTTCCATCAACACAGCAGCAGTGAAGAATCCGGAACTCATTAAGGAATCATCTGAGATATTCGGTGCACAATGTATCGTCACAGCCATCGACTGCAAACGCAACCTTGATGTCGAAAATAATCCTGACAAGACAATAATTGAACTTGAAGACGGCACACCTGCATGGTATGAGGTTGTTATCTATGGCGGCAGGCAGCCAACCGGAATAGATGCTGTCCAGTGGGCAAAGAAAGTCGAGGAACTTGGTTCCGGAGAGATTCTCCTTACCAGCATGGACAGGGATGGAACCTATGACGGTTTTGACATTCCAATCACAAAGAAGCTTTCCGAGGAACTGGAAATTCCAATTATCGCATCCGGCGGAGTTGGCAATCCTGAGCACATGTACGAAGGATTCACAAAAGGAAAAGCCGATGCAGCACTCGCTGCAAGTATTTTCCACTTTGGGAAATACACTGTCAACGATGTCAAGGAACATCTTAAGGAAAAGAATATTCCTGTAAGACTCTAA
- a CDS encoding DUF6064 family protein: MYFPFTKEQFMDMFGSYNTDVFPFQILFYLLAGVVLYLVFSKKEYSDKVISGILAFFWVWMGAVFHLLYFAPINKSSYLFGILFIIQGVMFLKFGVLDKKLSFSFSKDICGLVGLIMVMYGLVLYPVFGYFIGHIYPYQPTFGVPCPTTIFTFGLLLWTSPKIPKIILVVPLLWSFMGSTAALGFGILEDVLLLVSGIVGVVLIWYKNK; the protein is encoded by the coding sequence ATGTATTTTCCCTTTACAAAAGAACAATTCATGGATATGTTTGGAAGCTACAATACGGATGTTTTTCCCTTCCAAATACTCTTCTATCTGCTTGCAGGGGTAGTGTTGTATCTGGTTTTCAGTAAAAAAGAATACTCTGATAAGGTTATATCCGGTATACTTGCTTTCTTCTGGGTCTGGATGGGAGCTGTTTTTCATCTCCTCTATTTTGCCCCAATAAACAAGTCATCTTACCTGTTTGGTATCCTGTTCATCATTCAGGGTGTCATGTTCCTGAAATTTGGAGTTCTTGACAAAAAACTCTCCTTCAGTTTCAGTAAGGATATATGCGGATTGGTAGGACTGATAATGGTCATGTATGGATTGGTTCTCTATCCGGTGTTCGGATATTTCATCGGGCATATTTATCCGTACCAGCCAACTTTCGGTGTCCCATGCCCTACCACAATATTCACTTTTGGTCTTCTGTTGTGGACTTCTCCAAAAATACCAAAAATCATTCTTGTAGTTCCTCTGCTCTGGTCGTTCATGGGTTCCACGGCTGCCCTTGGATTTGGAATACTGGAAGATGTACTGTTACTGGTATCAGGTATAGTTGGGGTTGTTTTAATCTGGTACAAGAATAAGTGA
- a CDS encoding DUF4956 domain-containing protein, with the protein MAIDIESLFNFEDLSGTFTITDVVVGLVLGFILLAAIGWLYKRTHKGTSYTQSYVHTLIMMGLIVDVIMLIVGSNIARAFSLVGALSIIRFRNAVKETRDVGFIFFAMAIGMAMGTRFYTLGIIATGVIGAMIFIMYEFDWFARPAMSQVLKIQLDKNVDFEELFDKIFVKYTQSADLIGIDSVRSGTVTELVYSVILKKNINKHEFIESIKSLNGNQKVFLITGYNTTDL; encoded by the coding sequence ATGGCAATAGATATTGAAAGTCTATTCAATTTTGAAGACCTGAGCGGGACCTTCACAATCACAGACGTTGTTGTGGGTCTTGTTTTAGGTTTCATATTGTTGGCAGCTATAGGATGGCTGTACAAACGCACACACAAAGGAACATCTTACACCCAGAGTTACGTCCACACCCTCATCATGATGGGACTGATAGTAGACGTTATCATGCTAATTGTGGGCTCAAACATTGCACGCGCATTCTCACTTGTAGGTGCACTGTCAATCATACGTTTCAGGAATGCAGTAAAAGAAACCCGTGATGTCGGTTTCATATTTTTTGCAATGGCAATCGGCATGGCAATGGGTACCAGATTCTACACGCTTGGAATCATCGCAACCGGCGTTATAGGCGCCATGATCTTTATCATGTATGAATTTGATTGGTTTGCAAGACCGGCCATGAGCCAGGTCCTGAAAATTCAGCTTGACAAGAACGTTGATTTCGAGGAATTGTTTGACAAGATATTTGTCAAATATACACAGTCAGCGGATCTCATAGGAATAGATTCAGTCCGCTCAGGAACAGTGACTGAACTTGTCTACAGTGTTATACTCAAGAAAAACATAAACAAGCACGAGTTCATTGAATCCATCAAAAGTCTGAACGGAAACCAGAAGGTGTTCCTGATTACAGGATACAACACCACTGACCTCTAA
- a CDS encoding class I SAM-dependent methyltransferase: protein MKELPEWYYDELIQIGTDYESEEEVMQYDRKMGSIRNIPKEAETMCKLISIQPDNEILEVGCGTGEFSIELSKHCKQVTALDISQKMLDFAEKKARSRQRDNIRFIKAGFLTFDSEETKYDAVVTQLVLHHLPDFWKFIALKNINSMLKSGGKFFLKDVVFSSDTPDFDTFFPQLFRNIPDEADDKVVEEMKLHIKEEYSTFDWTMKGLIEQAGFQIQEHDHKNGFMASYLCIKQ, encoded by the coding sequence ATGAAAGAATTGCCTGAATGGTATTACGATGAACTGATCCAGATTGGAACAGATTACGAAAGTGAAGAAGAAGTCATGCAATATGACAGAAAAATGGGAAGCATCCGCAACATACCAAAGGAAGCTGAAACTATGTGTAAACTCATCAGTATCCAGCCGGATAATGAGATTCTGGAAGTCGGGTGCGGAACGGGAGAGTTTTCCATTGAGCTTTCAAAGCATTGCAAACAGGTAACTGCACTGGATATATCACAGAAGATGCTTGATTTTGCGGAGAAGAAAGCAAGGTCAAGACAGAGAGATAATATCAGATTTATCAAGGCAGGATTTCTGACATTTGATTCAGAGGAAACAAAATACGATGCTGTTGTCACGCAACTGGTATTGCATCATCTGCCTGATTTCTGGAAATTCATAGCCCTGAAAAACATCAATTCAATGCTCAAAAGCGGTGGAAAGTTCTTCCTGAAAGATGTGGTTTTTTCATCAGATACTCCTGATTTTGATACATTTTTTCCACAGCTATTCCGCAATATCCCAGATGAAGCAGATGATAAGGTTGTTGAAGAAATGAAACTTCACATCAAGGAAGAGTACTCAACCTTTGACTGGACTATGAAAGGACTCATCGAACAGGCAGGTTTCCAGATTCAGGAACATGACCATAAGAATGGTTTCATGGCAAGCTACCTTTGCATAAAACAATAA
- a CDS encoding CotH kinase family protein, whose protein sequence is MDIRLRRNYWIIILIIVSISSTLYFFGDEMIIPYTTDSGYVTKMTRFNIENNVDLFSENMIHEIDVDMDWDDYESLLKTYEETGEKDYFKTDITIDGVTVEDVGIRLKGQLTLQTTFQGSNQMDSMQLPFLVKFDEYVDGQCYQGITELCIRIGSSYALLEEPLALYTHSISGAVVPEWAYASVKISELDPAYYVICENIDESYLINYFDDYEGVLYKAGNSVTFAYKGEDQTEYMEDFEQKTKKNEEDFAPFIAFLKFIDESSDDEFEEQLGDWVDIDALITMMAVNDLVENSDSFSGMNSNYYLYYDQRTEKFLILAWDMNLAFGAMMGQGDMQRGGAFGNMDDRGNNTGIPPGDMQEMNMENMINFTPTEGMNMNASMMQQDNKSKFTPPDGDFGNLTRPERMSEIGDMPDMGDMAGGNFPGEMQGYGNLGEGVERGEMNSQNSAENALKDRFFANENFSALYKERYEEIANGIYCNDLLLEKLDLIAETFTEYNSEYSIMDQETYDSEVEDMRNYIEEKQAENCDD, encoded by the coding sequence ATGGACATTAGACTCCGGAGGAATTACTGGATAATCATACTGATAATCGTATCTATCTCCTCCACACTCTATTTTTTCGGGGATGAAATGATAATCCCCTACACCACAGACTCAGGTTATGTGACAAAAATGACCAGATTCAACATCGAAAATAATGTGGATCTTTTCAGTGAAAATATGATACACGAGATCGATGTAGATATGGACTGGGATGACTATGAGTCGCTGCTTAAAACTTATGAAGAAACAGGAGAGAAAGACTATTTCAAAACCGACATTACCATCGACGGTGTCACTGTAGAAGATGTAGGAATTCGCCTTAAAGGACAATTAACACTTCAAACCACATTTCAAGGCAGCAACCAGATGGATAGTATGCAGCTCCCTTTCCTTGTGAAATTTGACGAGTACGTTGATGGTCAATGCTATCAGGGAATCACGGAACTGTGCATTCGTATAGGAAGCAGTTATGCACTCCTGGAAGAGCCGCTTGCACTTTATACACACAGTATCAGCGGAGCAGTAGTGCCAGAATGGGCTTATGCAAGTGTAAAAATCTCAGAACTTGATCCTGCCTATTATGTTATCTGTGAAAATATAGATGAAAGTTATCTTATAAATTACTTCGATGACTATGAAGGAGTGCTTTACAAAGCAGGCAATTCTGTTACATTTGCATATAAAGGTGAGGACCAGACAGAATACATGGAAGACTTCGAACAAAAGACAAAAAAGAACGAAGAAGACTTTGCACCTTTTATTGCATTCCTGAAATTCATTGATGAATCAAGTGATGATGAATTTGAGGAACAACTGGGTGACTGGGTTGACATTGATGCGCTTATTACCATGATGGCAGTGAATGACCTTGTTGAGAACTCAGATTCTTTCTCTGGAATGAACAGTAATTACTACCTGTATTACGATCAGCGTACTGAAAAATTCCTGATCCTTGCGTGGGATATGAACCTTGCTTTTGGTGCCATGATGGGACAGGGTGACATGCAAAGAGGCGGTGCATTTGGTAATATGGATGACAGAGGAAACAATACAGGTATTCCTCCGGGAGACATGCAGGAAATGAACATGGAGAACATGATCAATTTCACACCAACTGAAGGTATGAACATGAATGCATCCATGATGCAACAGGACAACAAGAGCAAATTCACTCCCCCAGACGGAGATTTTGGGAATCTGACCAGACCTGAAAGAATGAGTGAAATAGGAGACATGCCCGATATGGGCGATATGGCTGGTGGAAACTTCCCCGGAGAAATGCAGGGTTATGGTAACCTCGGGGAAGGAGTTGAAAGAGGGGAAATGAACAGCCAAAACAGTGCTGAAAATGCCTTGAAAGACAGGTTCTTTGCAAACGAGAACTTCAGCGCACTTTATAAAGAGCGTTATGAGGAAATAGCAAACGGAATCTACTGCAATGACCTGCTACTTGAGAAGCTGGACCTGATTGCAGAAACATTTACTGAATATAATTCAGAATATAGTATTATGGATCAGGAAACCTATGACTCCGAAGTTGAAGACATGAGAAATTATATTGAAGAGAAACAGGCAGAAAACTGCGATGATTGA